Proteins from one Natrinema salinisoli genomic window:
- a CDS encoding DUF2240 family protein: MSLRVAVAAPFIQNGTRHLKENEFVVALSLDRDWFSPDQAKRLIDIATQEGLLEREDDGLAVTFDPSEVTVPEEFVPDEDLLQERSAFERVLDSLVAEGMEKHEAVGAINTLQQELGLTIEAAAVVYARRRGVDVDDLVPIARSAVLDTEDGSSSR, from the coding sequence ATGAGCCTTCGCGTCGCGGTCGCCGCCCCGTTCATCCAGAACGGGACCCGCCACCTCAAGGAAAACGAGTTCGTCGTCGCCCTCTCGCTCGACCGGGACTGGTTCTCCCCCGACCAGGCCAAACGGCTGATCGACATCGCCACGCAAGAGGGGCTCCTCGAGCGCGAGGACGACGGGCTCGCGGTCACGTTCGACCCCTCGGAGGTGACGGTGCCCGAGGAGTTCGTCCCCGACGAGGACCTCCTGCAGGAACGGTCCGCCTTCGAACGGGTCCTCGATTCGCTGGTCGCCGAGGGAATGGAGAAACACGAGGCCGTCGGCGCGATCAACACGCTCCAGCAGGAACTCGGCCTGACCATCGAGGCCGCTGCAGTGGTCTACGCCCGGCGGCGGGGAGTCGACGTCGACGACCTCGTTCCCATCGCCCGCTCGGCCGTGCTCGACACCGAAGACGGTTCTAGTAGTCGTTGA
- a CDS encoding ribonuclease H, which yields MAAHGRPALRDLFDESPTPHIAHPPRTHHRDFYVATDGSFRGPGGGLGAVIETRDGTRVARVATADTPPDNNVAEYRALHLGLDVLAARAPRDASVGVLIDHDALASNVNSAILATRHPDGKSPRPVSIPTATRYHWRGIRARLNGFDEVRAARIDSDQNPAHPLANAPDQYRHVNREPDRCVLPETPEPSAAEFPPPSRADRNGDGGGRASD from the coding sequence ATGGCCGCTCACGGCCGGCCCGCACTGCGGGATTTGTTCGACGAGTCGCCCACGCCGCACATCGCCCATCCCCCGCGGACCCATCATCGTGATTTCTACGTCGCTACCGACGGGTCCTTCCGGGGACCGGGCGGTGGCCTGGGCGCCGTCATCGAAACGCGCGACGGCACCCGCGTCGCACGCGTCGCGACCGCGGACACGCCGCCGGACAACAACGTCGCCGAGTATCGGGCACTCCACCTCGGACTGGACGTCCTCGCCGCGCGAGCGCCGCGAGACGCCTCGGTCGGCGTCCTCATCGACCACGACGCGCTCGCCAGCAACGTCAACAGTGCCATCCTCGCGACGCGCCATCCCGACGGGAAGTCGCCGCGCCCCGTCTCCATCCCGACCGCGACGCGGTATCACTGGCGCGGGATTCGGGCCCGTCTCAACGGGTTCGACGAGGTGCGGGCCGCCCGGATCGACAGCGATCAAAACCCCGCCCACCCGCTCGCGAACGCGCCGGACCAGTACCGCCACGTCAACCGCGAACCCGACCGCTGTGTCCTCCCCGAGACGCCGGAGCCCAGCGCCGCCGAGTTCCCACCGCCGTCCCGAGCCGATCGAAACGGCGACGGCGGCGGTCGCGCCTCCGACTGA
- a CDS encoding DUF7344 domain-containing protein — MNQTNAGRMEAACSLLAESERRFLLYQLADDQTANLEDLIAQVAAWELDTRAETIDKEVRQRVYVSLVHNHLPRLADYDIIEYDLRSGDIVLADGFEDIRPLLEQFRQTEEKPEIRERPPL, encoded by the coding sequence ATGAACCAGACGAACGCCGGTCGGATGGAAGCAGCCTGTTCCCTTCTCGCCGAGTCCGAACGACGCTTTCTGCTCTACCAGCTCGCGGACGACCAGACCGCGAACCTCGAGGACCTGATCGCCCAGGTCGCAGCCTGGGAGCTCGACACCCGTGCCGAGACGATCGACAAGGAGGTCAGACAGCGCGTGTACGTGTCGCTGGTCCACAACCACTTGCCCCGGCTCGCCGATTACGACATCATCGAGTACGACCTGCGCAGCGGTGATATCGTCCTCGCCGACGGGTTCGAGGACATCAGACCGCTCCTCGAGCAGTTCAGACAGACCGAAGAAAAACCCGAGATCCGCGAGCGACCCCCTCTCTGA
- a CDS encoding DMT family transporter, translating into MTRYRNLALFLTLATLWGSAFVAISAGLSHIPPVLFAALRYDIAGVLMLGYAVYAVDHWRPRGQAEWTQVAVGAVLLIAAYHAFLFVGQQHTTAAAAAILVSLSPVLSSGFARLLVPSDALSPVGVVGVLVGLLGVAVIVQPDPSNLLTTDAVAKGFVFCATAAFALGSVLTRRLDASLPIETMEAWSMLGGALVMHLVSIALGEPLEPAAWTTPEAIGALAYLSVGASAVGFLIYFDLLDRLGAVEINMVSYVAPIVTAVVGWLYLREAVDTATLAGFALIAVGFLLVKRRAIRREFGYVRSRSSSD; encoded by the coding sequence GTGACCCGCTATCGGAATCTCGCCCTCTTCCTGACGCTCGCAACGCTGTGGGGCTCGGCGTTCGTCGCGATTAGCGCCGGACTGTCCCACATCCCGCCGGTTCTGTTCGCAGCCCTGCGCTACGATATTGCCGGCGTCCTGATGCTCGGCTACGCGGTCTACGCCGTCGATCACTGGCGGCCCCGCGGGCAGGCCGAATGGACGCAGGTCGCCGTCGGTGCCGTGCTCTTAATCGCGGCCTACCACGCCTTCCTGTTCGTCGGACAACAACACACGACGGCGGCGGCAGCGGCGATTCTGGTCAGCCTCTCGCCCGTGTTGAGCAGCGGGTTCGCGCGGCTGCTGGTCCCCTCCGACGCGCTCTCGCCGGTCGGCGTCGTCGGCGTCCTCGTCGGGCTCCTCGGCGTCGCCGTCATCGTCCAACCCGACCCCTCGAACCTGCTGACTACCGACGCCGTCGCGAAGGGATTCGTCTTCTGTGCGACGGCAGCGTTCGCGCTGGGGAGCGTCCTCACGCGCCGACTCGATGCCTCGCTCCCGATCGAGACGATGGAAGCCTGGTCGATGCTCGGCGGCGCGCTCGTGATGCACCTCGTGAGCATCGCGCTCGGCGAGCCGCTCGAGCCGGCCGCGTGGACTACCCCCGAGGCGATCGGCGCGCTCGCCTACCTGTCGGTCGGCGCGAGCGCCGTCGGGTTCCTCATCTACTTCGACCTGCTCGATCGGCTGGGGGCCGTCGAGATCAACATGGTGTCGTACGTCGCACCGATCGTCACCGCGGTGGTCGGCTGGCTCTACCTCCGCGAAGCCGTCGATACGGCGACGCTGGCGGGCTTCGCCCTCATCGCCGTCGGCTTCCTCCTCGTGAAGCGCCGGGCGATCCGACGGGAGTTCGGGTACGTCCGGTCGCGGAGTTCGAGCGACTGA
- a CDS encoding class I adenylate-forming enzyme family protein, translating into MNFANHVDVAARNQPAAVAISDSDSSLTFERLAERSNRIADALERGGVGVGDHVAIHIPNSVAFVCTYLGAMKRGAVPVPINTRFTDRQIQYILSDSNAIAVVTSSHHETPPETDDRALRHYTDLVDYGEPNYDVTPRRSSSMAELLYTSGTTGAPKGVYHTHGNLEANANGFVAYNDWARDDVALTVCQCFHVTGLNVTTTPFLHLEARNHLLAEWDVDAVLAAIERHDVTYTFLIPTMVVELLDHDGVEDYDISTLQAIGVGGSPMPRKRIDEAERTLGCTLLEGYGMTETTPLATLNLPTSEGRKAGSVGRPAEEAVEIRIEDLQTRDPVERGERGEILWRGDTVTPRYNRAQLTENKFVERQGKRWLTSGDIGWRDGDGFLFVVDRIEDMFTTGCGEIYPREIEEVIYEIDPVQKVAIIDTKDDVRGATVTAIVERRSEGTVSAADIERTCHRELESHEVPDRIEFVGDFPRTATGKIDRVSLREQFE; encoded by the coding sequence ATGAACTTCGCCAATCACGTCGACGTCGCGGCGCGGAACCAGCCGGCGGCCGTGGCGATCAGCGATTCGGATTCGTCGCTCACCTTCGAACGGCTGGCCGAACGGTCGAATCGCATCGCAGACGCGCTGGAGCGAGGCGGCGTCGGCGTCGGCGATCACGTGGCGATTCACATCCCGAACAGCGTGGCGTTCGTCTGTACCTACCTCGGTGCGATGAAACGCGGTGCCGTACCGGTCCCCATCAACACGCGCTTTACCGACCGGCAGATCCAGTATATACTGTCCGACAGTAACGCTATCGCCGTCGTCACGAGCAGCCATCACGAGACTCCCCCTGAGACGGACGACCGAGCGCTTCGACACTATACTGACCTGGTCGACTACGGCGAACCGAACTACGACGTGACGCCTCGTCGATCCAGTTCGATGGCCGAACTCCTGTATACCAGCGGGACGACAGGCGCCCCGAAGGGCGTCTATCACACCCACGGCAACCTCGAGGCGAACGCGAACGGCTTCGTCGCGTACAACGACTGGGCTCGAGACGACGTCGCACTGACGGTCTGTCAGTGCTTTCACGTAACCGGCCTCAACGTCACTACGACCCCGTTTCTCCATCTGGAGGCGCGAAATCACTTGTTAGCGGAGTGGGACGTCGATGCGGTACTCGCGGCGATCGAGCGCCACGACGTGACGTACACCTTCCTCATTCCGACGATGGTCGTCGAGCTGCTGGATCACGACGGTGTCGAGGACTACGACATTTCGACCCTCCAGGCGATCGGTGTCGGCGGTTCGCCGATGCCGAGAAAGCGTATCGACGAAGCCGAACGAACGCTCGGCTGTACCCTGCTCGAGGGGTACGGAATGACCGAGACGACGCCGCTGGCCACGCTCAATCTGCCGACCAGCGAGGGGCGCAAAGCGGGCAGCGTCGGCCGCCCGGCCGAGGAGGCCGTCGAGATTCGGATCGAAGACCTCCAAACTCGCGACCCGGTCGAACGCGGCGAACGCGGGGAGATCCTCTGGCGCGGAGATACAGTTACGCCTCGGTACAACAGGGCCCAACTCACCGAGAACAAGTTCGTCGAACGGCAGGGGAAACGGTGGCTCACGTCGGGCGATATCGGATGGCGGGACGGGGACGGCTTCCTGTTCGTCGTCGACCGGATCGAAGACATGTTTACGACCGGTTGTGGAGAGATCTATCCGCGCGAGATCGAGGAGGTAATCTACGAAATCGACCCGGTTCAGAAGGTCGCGATCATCGACACGAAAGACGACGTCCGCGGCGCGACGGTGACGGCGATCGTCGAACGGCGAAGCGAGGGAACGGTGTCGGCGGCGGACATCGAACGAACGTGTCACCGCGAACTGGAAAGTCACGAGGTCCCGGACCGGATCGAGTTCGTCGGCGACTTTCCCCGTACCGCGACCGGAAAGATCGATCGGGTTTCGCTTCGAGAGCAGTTCGAGTAG
- a CDS encoding IclR family transcriptional regulator — translation MTSYPVKAIKVSHDVIETLVDRGTIGVTEVATALDIPKSTAYDHLRTLEQVGYVVNDDGTYRLSTQFLHIGEVARNNHELFVRGRDEALELVEATDERAHVQLVTEESRRCAVLIATRWQRANLQPQATQTYPTRIQLHTNAPGKAILAHKDDETVERILREDDLQERTPNTITDEAELCADLDRIREDGYAVDDGELIAGMAGIAAPIVTEDEVRGSIAIYCASDRLDTDLRESEFVDMVRETAREIRANFIFT, via the coding sequence ATGACGAGCTACCCAGTGAAAGCGATCAAGGTCTCACACGATGTCATCGAGACACTCGTCGATCGAGGGACGATCGGCGTGACCGAGGTCGCGACCGCCCTCGACATCCCGAAGAGTACGGCCTACGACCACCTTCGAACGCTCGAGCAGGTCGGATACGTCGTCAACGACGACGGAACGTACCGGCTGAGTACGCAGTTTCTCCACATCGGTGAGGTCGCGCGGAACAACCACGAGCTGTTCGTTCGAGGCCGTGACGAAGCGCTCGAACTGGTCGAGGCGACTGACGAAAGAGCGCACGTACAGCTGGTCACCGAAGAGAGCAGACGCTGTGCCGTGTTGATCGCAACGCGCTGGCAGCGGGCGAACCTTCAGCCGCAGGCGACACAGACCTATCCCACGCGCATACAGCTACACACGAATGCACCTGGGAAAGCAATTCTCGCCCACAAGGACGACGAGACGGTCGAACGCATCCTCCGCGAGGACGACCTTCAGGAACGGACGCCGAATACGATTACGGACGAAGCCGAGTTGTGTGCGGACCTCGATCGCATCCGTGAGGACGGATACGCGGTCGACGACGGGGAACTGATCGCGGGAATGGCCGGTATCGCCGCGCCGATCGTAACCGAGGACGAAGTCCGCGGATCTATCGCCATTTACTGTGCCAGCGACCGATTAGATACCGATCTTCGAGAGTCGGAGTTCGTGGATATGGTTCGAGAAACTGCGAGGGAGATACGAGCCAATTTCATCTTCACGTGA
- a CDS encoding GMC family oxidoreductase N-terminal domain-containing protein codes for MEDPDVVVIGAGADGPVTAARLAREHGLDVLVLEAGPWHGNSKWPKPHADAGGTVSTDPDDLDGKLMDEQYTHREADANDPTWGYLRVGPADHSRAPWFRNLHQNAFIWQVSAVGGTTAHYFGNHPRAYPHAIDEQEHWPDEISYEDLVPYYQLNEEVTSTQQAPMTAAEEVFIEGAENAGFDKLDSLNVTDTGWRPQPNAIEEPGRETSNGEPLDADYEGSFSYDDGFRGDTLVGDHFQGSSTPVDAPVRDKARKSSNVGWVPRALDATKDPEMGNVALRPNTFVTNINTNDGIGTIEATGVDVRDTWSGDTETIEADTVVLAAGCIESPRLWLNSDLPDDGWVGKGLTTHWFDWVVGVYDDETVAEINPEAEHMDPYIGQNSAARFDKPGVGGMEDIGMSPGLVSYADYLFTEAGYSFDTPVDPDEPWDTRGYVVGKELKRRMSNYKQTKALLILTDDLPRKENGVSLNDSFSDEHGAVPEIKWEPHPDDDAKRDELSRIAARIHKEAGAEHVHRCEWPPLLLHMQSSMRMGKVLDANAEAKNVNRLFVADHSALANGVGGPNPTNSGQALALRTADRIADLYY; via the coding sequence ATGGAGGACCCCGACGTCGTCGTCATCGGTGCCGGTGCCGACGGTCCGGTTACCGCCGCCCGGCTCGCTCGCGAGCACGGCCTGGACGTGCTCGTGCTCGAGGCCGGCCCGTGGCACGGGAACTCCAAGTGGCCGAAACCGCACGCCGACGCCGGTGGGACGGTCAGTACGGATCCCGACGATCTCGATGGCAAGCTGATGGACGAGCAGTATACCCACCGAGAGGCCGACGCCAACGATCCGACCTGGGGCTACCTCCGCGTGGGTCCGGCAGATCACTCTCGAGCGCCGTGGTTCCGGAACCTCCACCAGAACGCGTTCATCTGGCAGGTGTCGGCCGTCGGCGGAACCACCGCCCACTACTTCGGGAACCATCCCCGAGCCTATCCGCACGCCATCGACGAACAGGAGCACTGGCCGGACGAGATCAGTTACGAGGACCTCGTCCCGTACTACCAGCTCAACGAGGAGGTGACGAGTACCCAGCAGGCCCCGATGACCGCGGCCGAAGAGGTGTTCATCGAGGGCGCGGAGAACGCGGGATTCGACAAACTCGATTCGTTGAACGTCACCGACACGGGGTGGCGGCCGCAGCCGAACGCGATCGAAGAACCCGGCCGCGAAACGTCGAACGGCGAGCCGCTCGACGCCGACTACGAGGGCTCGTTCAGTTACGACGACGGCTTCCGCGGCGACACGCTCGTCGGCGATCACTTCCAGGGGTCGTCGACTCCGGTCGACGCGCCGGTCCGCGACAAGGCGCGGAAATCCAGTAACGTCGGGTGGGTTCCGCGCGCACTAGACGCCACCAAGGACCCCGAAATGGGGAACGTCGCGCTTCGACCGAACACGTTCGTTACGAATATCAACACCAACGACGGCATCGGCACCATCGAGGCGACCGGCGTCGACGTTCGGGACACCTGGTCGGGCGACACCGAGACGATCGAGGCGGACACGGTCGTCCTCGCCGCGGGCTGCATCGAGTCGCCCCGGCTCTGGCTCAACAGCGATCTCCCGGACGACGGCTGGGTGGGGAAGGGCCTCACCACTCACTGGTTCGACTGGGTCGTCGGCGTCTACGACGACGAGACGGTCGCGGAGATCAACCCCGAGGCGGAGCACATGGACCCGTACATCGGGCAGAACTCCGCGGCGCGCTTCGACAAGCCCGGCGTCGGCGGGATGGAGGACATCGGGATGTCCCCGGGTCTCGTCTCCTACGCGGATTACCTGTTCACCGAGGCGGGGTACAGCTTCGACACGCCGGTCGATCCCGACGAGCCGTGGGACACCCGCGGCTACGTCGTCGGCAAGGAACTGAAGCGCCGCATGTCCAACTACAAGCAGACGAAGGCGCTACTGATCCTGACCGACGACCTCCCGCGAAAGGAAAACGGCGTCTCCCTGAACGATTCGTTCAGCGACGAGCACGGTGCCGTTCCCGAAATCAAGTGGGAGCCACACCCGGACGACGACGCCAAGCGCGACGAGCTGTCTCGAATCGCGGCCCGGATCCACAAAGAAGCGGGTGCCGAACACGTCCACCGATGCGAGTGGCCGCCCCTCTTGCTCCACATGCAGTCCTCGATGCGCATGGGCAAGGTCCTCGACGCCAACGCGGAGGCGAAGAACGTCAACCGGCTGTTCGTCGCCGATCACTCCGCGCTGGCCAACGGCGTCGGCGGGCCGAACCCGACGAATTCCGGGCAGGCGCTCGCGCTCCGGACGGCGGATCGGATCGCGGATCTGTACTATTAA
- a CDS encoding Lrp/AsnC family transcriptional regulator, whose protein sequence is MVGKEIDNVDKGILYLLQQDARGNTVTEIGERVGVSSSTVANRINRLEERDVILGYHPIVKYREAGLGHHLLVSATVPLTEREELLDDIMEISGVVSIRELLTNKENLSLELVAHTQEELEESLEDLDRLGVHIERMEIMKQERANPYNHFGKEFADEKTDG, encoded by the coding sequence GTGGTCGGTAAAGAAATTGATAACGTCGATAAGGGAATCCTCTACCTGCTCCAACAGGATGCCCGCGGAAACACGGTTACCGAGATCGGCGAGAGAGTCGGTGTTTCCTCCAGTACGGTCGCTAACCGAATCAATCGCCTCGAAGAACGCGATGTCATCCTCGGCTACCATCCCATCGTCAAGTATAGAGAAGCCGGGCTAGGCCATCACCTGCTCGTGAGTGCGACGGTCCCGCTTACGGAACGAGAGGAACTGTTAGACGATATTATGGAAATCTCCGGAGTCGTAAGCATCCGTGAGTTGTTAACGAATAAGGAGAACTTGTCATTGGAGTTGGTCGCTCACACCCAAGAAGAACTCGAGGAGAGCCTCGAAGACCTGGACAGGCTCGGTGTGCACATCGAACGGATGGAGATCATGAAACAAGAACGAGCCAATCCATACAATCACTTCGGGAAGGAGTTCGCAGACGAGAAGACCGATGGCTAA
- a CDS encoding HalOD1 output domain-containing protein, with product MNKIQTEIPEERGVSQTVIEAVAEAEGVRPVELRPPLYDVIDPEALDRIFDDALTVGKVIFNYNGCEISVFSDGYVAVEKQYTGHRPIKS from the coding sequence GTGAACAAAATCCAGACCGAAATACCCGAGGAGAGGGGTGTTAGTCAGACTGTGATTGAAGCAGTTGCTGAAGCAGAAGGTGTGCGCCCTGTAGAACTCAGGCCCCCACTGTACGACGTCATTGATCCCGAGGCCTTGGACCGAATTTTTGACGATGCCCTGACCGTTGGAAAAGTGATATTCAACTATAACGGTTGCGAGATCAGCGTGTTCTCTGACGGGTACGTGGCCGTCGAGAAGCAGTATACCGGTCACAGGCCCATCAAGAGTTGA
- a CDS encoding response regulator, giving the protein MLDTPANQSSSDDKIDILLVEDNPGDIRLTREAFKSSKQEITLQTVTNGDDAVRFLQESSDNELPGRDGCEVLEIIRDDPRLKPLPVLMLTSSEADEDVARCYDARANAYLTKPTDPAEFISLVDRFETFWVEQARLPPIPT; this is encoded by the coding sequence ATGCTCGACACTCCTGCTAACCAGTCCTCTAGCGACGATAAGATCGACATCTTGCTTGTCGAAGATAACCCCGGTGACATTCGGCTCACTCGAGAGGCATTCAAGTCGTCCAAACAAGAGATAACACTACAGACAGTCACTAATGGTGATGACGCTGTGAGGTTCTTACAGGAGTCTTCGGACAACGAACTGCCCGGTCGAGATGGATGTGAGGTCCTTGAAATTATTCGGGATGATCCCCGGCTCAAACCGCTGCCTGTGCTTATGCTCACGAGCTCAGAGGCTGACGAAGATGTTGCGCGGTGCTATGATGCCCGTGCTAATGCCTATCTGACCAAGCCAACAGATCCTGCCGAGTTCATTTCTCTTGTAGATCGTTTTGAGACGTTTTGGGTTGAGCAGGCACGGCTCCCACCAATTCCGACGTGA
- a CDS encoding Rid family detoxifying hydrolase: MKKIIETDDAPAAVGAYSQATSNGSLVFTAGQIPMTADGDLLDDEPIENQTNQALYNLDAVLDEAGASYADVLKVTVFLEDIDDFDAMNEAYADYFDDQPPARSAVEVAALPKGVGVEIEAIASVDQDE, encoded by the coding sequence ATGAAGAAAATCATCGAAACGGACGACGCGCCCGCCGCGGTCGGTGCCTACAGTCAGGCGACCAGCAACGGCTCGCTCGTGTTCACCGCCGGCCAGATCCCCATGACGGCCGACGGCGACCTGCTCGACGACGAGCCGATCGAGAACCAGACGAACCAGGCCCTCTACAACCTCGACGCCGTCCTCGACGAGGCCGGCGCGAGCTACGCGGACGTCCTCAAGGTGACCGTCTTCCTGGAGGACATCGACGACTTCGACGCGATGAACGAGGCCTACGCGGACTACTTCGACGACCAGCCGCCGGCCCGCAGCGCCGTCGAGGTCGCCGCGCTCCCGAAGGGCGTCGGCGTCGAGATCGAAGCCATCGCGAGCGTCGATCAGGACGAGTGA
- a CDS encoding SOS response-associated peptidase, whose translation MCGRYTLVVEQDDLESRFDARFRDAAFAPRYNVAPGQELPVITNEEPETFRHLEWGLVPSWADDDSGGLVNARAESVDEKPSFREAYERRRCLVPADGFYEWVETVDGKQPYRVCFEDESVFAMAGLWERWEPTTTQTGLDAFGGGVDGNSESGPLETFTIVTTEPNDLVSDLHHRMAVILDPDSERRWLSGDDPGELLEPHSADGMRAYPVSTAVNDPATDDPSLIEPLESA comes from the coding sequence ATGTGCGGTCGCTATACGCTCGTCGTCGAGCAGGACGATCTCGAGTCGCGCTTCGACGCCCGGTTTCGGGACGCGGCGTTCGCCCCTCGCTACAACGTGGCTCCCGGACAGGAGCTACCGGTAATCACGAACGAGGAGCCGGAGACGTTCCGGCACCTCGAGTGGGGGCTGGTCCCGTCGTGGGCCGACGACGACAGCGGCGGGCTGGTCAACGCGCGGGCGGAGTCCGTCGACGAGAAACCGAGTTTTCGGGAGGCGTACGAGCGACGGCGGTGCCTCGTTCCCGCGGACGGGTTCTACGAGTGGGTCGAGACTGTGGACGGGAAACAGCCGTATCGAGTGTGCTTCGAGGACGAGAGCGTGTTCGCGATGGCCGGCCTCTGGGAGCGCTGGGAACCGACGACGACCCAGACCGGCCTCGACGCCTTCGGTGGCGGTGTCGATGGCAATTCCGAGAGCGGGCCGCTCGAGACGTTTACCATCGTTACGACCGAACCGAACGACCTCGTGTCGGATCTCCATCATCGGATGGCCGTGATTCTCGACCCGGATTCCGAGCGACGGTGGCTGTCGGGCGACGATCCGGGGGAGCTACTCGAGCCCCATTCCGCCGACGGGATGCGCGCGTATCCCGTCTCGACGGCGGTGAACGATCCGGCGACGGACGATCCGTCGCTGATCGAGCCGCTCGAGAGTGCGTAG
- a CDS encoding ABC transporter permease, with translation MRSLRSRRRETTDGPPLGLLLLSGAIAVGMLFPLTYLVFTATTVETARLWEMLIRPQTATVITNSLLLMAGVTVFSALIGVPLAWLTVQTDIPFRRFWAVVAALPLVVPSYIGAFTFVSAFGPQGEFQSVLEPLGIQTLPEIYGLPGATLVITLYTYPYVYLTTRAALLSFDTTLLDAARTLNHDTWSAFRRVTLPQVRPAVVAGSLLAALYAVSDFGTPAIMRLPVFTQQIYVEYNSFGVDYAAFLSLQLLAIVVVVLVLEWYVRPNRTVQGDGSEGSNDPVVELGRWRWPAMLLPASVTGIALLVPLWILGLWLVTADPDARPSLAFELEYALNSVLVAGGAALVAVLVAVPVAYVAARHESPLSTIFERATYVGFAVPGIVLGLALVSFATSYDALLDQYSLTILPELHQTIPLLVFAYVVRFMPQAVGSIRTTTLQVDTKLVEAAQTLGETPLRTFRKVTLPLIAPGVTAGAALVFLTTMKELPATLLLRPTGFETLVTIIWKAQGEAFFQYAVIPALLLLAVSGLSLLVLLSQGGREGL, from the coding sequence ATGAGATCTCTCCGCTCACGACGACGCGAAACGACCGACGGACCGCCGCTCGGGCTGTTGCTCCTGTCCGGTGCCATCGCCGTGGGTATGTTGTTCCCGCTTACGTATCTCGTCTTCACGGCGACGACCGTCGAGACGGCCCGGCTCTGGGAGATGCTCATCCGCCCACAGACCGCGACAGTCATTACGAACAGTCTCCTGCTAATGGCCGGCGTCACGGTGTTCTCGGCCCTCATCGGTGTCCCGCTGGCGTGGCTCACCGTCCAGACTGACATCCCCTTCCGCCGGTTCTGGGCCGTCGTCGCCGCCCTCCCGCTGGTCGTCCCGAGCTATATCGGTGCGTTCACCTTCGTCTCCGCCTTCGGCCCGCAAGGCGAGTTCCAGTCCGTTCTCGAACCGCTCGGCATTCAGACGCTCCCGGAGATTTACGGCCTGCCCGGTGCGACGCTGGTCATCACGCTCTACACCTACCCGTACGTCTACCTGACGACGCGTGCAGCCCTGCTCTCGTTCGACACGACGCTCCTCGACGCCGCCCGAACCCTGAACCACGATACGTGGTCGGCCTTTCGCCGCGTGACGCTCCCGCAGGTCCGGCCAGCCGTCGTCGCCGGCAGCCTGCTCGCGGCGCTCTACGCCGTCTCGGACTTCGGCACGCCGGCGATCATGCGCCTGCCGGTCTTCACCCAGCAGATCTACGTCGAATACAACAGCTTCGGCGTGGACTACGCGGCCTTCCTCTCCCTCCAGTTACTCGCCATCGTCGTCGTCGTCCTCGTCCTCGAGTGGTACGTCCGACCGAACCGAACGGTTCAGGGCGACGGCTCCGAGGGCTCGAACGACCCGGTCGTCGAGCTCGGTCGGTGGCGGTGGCCGGCGATGCTGCTTCCCGCGAGCGTGACGGGAATCGCGCTGCTGGTCCCGCTGTGGATCCTCGGGCTCTGGCTCGTGACGGCCGATCCGGACGCGCGGCCCTCGCTGGCCTTCGAACTCGAGTACGCCCTCAACTCCGTGCTCGTCGCCGGTGGGGCGGCACTCGTCGCCGTGCTCGTCGCCGTGCCCGTCGCGTACGTGGCTGCCAGACACGAGTCGCCGCTGTCAACGATCTTCGAGCGGGCAACGTACGTCGGCTTCGCGGTGCCCGGCATCGTCCTCGGCCTCGCGCTCGTCTCGTTTGCGACGAGCTACGACGCCCTTCTCGATCAGTATAGCCTCACCATACTGCCGGAACTCCATCAGACGATTCCACTGTTAGTGTTCGCCTACGTCGTGCGATTCATGCCGCAGGCGGTCGGGTCGATTCGAACCACGACGCTGCAGGTCGACACGAAACTGGTCGAGGCCGCACAGACGCTCGGCGAGACGCCGCTTCGCACGTTCCGCAAGGTGACACTGCCGCTCATCGCGCCGGGCGTAACCGCCGGCGCGGCTCTCGTCTTCCTGACGACGATGAAGGAGCTCCCCGCGACCCTGCTCCTCCGGCCGACCGGGTTCGAAACCCTCGTGACGATCATCTGGAAGGCACAGGGCGAGGCGTTCTTCCAGTACGCGGTCATCCCCGCGTTGCTGTTGCTCGCCGTCTCCGGACTCTCGCTCCTCGTCCTCCTCTCCCAGGGCGGCAGGGAAGGGCTCTGA